A portion of the Oscillospiraceae bacterium genome contains these proteins:
- a CDS encoding ParB/RepB/Spo0J family partition protein produces the protein MAKGKGGLGRGLESLFEDAAPSLESDAKIETLPLREIEPDPDQPRKTFDEEALGELAASIAEHGLLQPIAVRPQGLGGYSIVAGERRWRACRMAGLTEVPVVVKDVSDEQAMELALVENLQREDLDPVEEAAGIRELMLRCDLTQEQAARKLGKSRSALANSLRLLNLPENVLELLKSGFLNMGHAKVILGLPTPELQEQAAQIVADNQLNVRQTEALCKKLAKPPKEAKEPEPRGTLPVEVEESLKQVLGSEVNVAYHGGKGKLTVHFYSDEQLRAFANLLGQYQTEE, from the coding sequence ATGGCAAAAGGAAAAGGAGGACTTGGCCGCGGGCTGGAAAGTCTGTTTGAGGACGCCGCCCCGAGCCTTGAGTCCGACGCAAAGATCGAGACCCTGCCCCTGCGTGAGATCGAGCCGGACCCCGACCAGCCCCGCAAGACCTTTGACGAAGAGGCACTGGGGGAGCTGGCCGCCAGCATTGCGGAGCACGGTCTGCTGCAGCCCATTGCGGTGCGGCCCCAGGGGCTGGGCGGCTACAGCATCGTGGCCGGCGAGCGCCGGTGGCGTGCCTGCCGCATGGCCGGCCTGACCGAAGTGCCGGTGGTGGTCAAGGATGTGTCCGACGAGCAGGCCATGGAGCTGGCGTTGGTGGAAAACCTCCAGCGTGAGGATCTGGACCCGGTGGAAGAAGCCGCCGGCATCCGGGAGCTGATGCTGCGCTGTGACCTGACCCAGGAGCAGGCAGCCCGCAAGCTGGGCAAGAGCCGCAGCGCGCTGGCCAACAGCCTGCGTCTGCTGAACCTGCCGGAAAACGTACTGGAGCTGCTCAAGAGCGGGTTCCTGAACATGGGCCACGCCAAGGTGATTTTGGGCCTGCCCACGCCGGAGCTGCAGGAGCAGGCGGCACAGATCGTGGCGGACAATCAGCTGAATGTCCGCCAGACCGAGGCGCTGTGCAAGAAGCTGGCAAAGCCCCCGAAGGAGGCAAAAGAACCCGAACCCCGCGGCACCCTGCCGGTGGAAGTGGAAGAGAGCCTCAAGCAGGTGCTGGGCAGCGAGGTGAACGTGGCCTACCACGGCGGCAAGGGCAAGCTGACGGTGCATTTTTACTCCGATGAGCAGCTGCGCGCCTTTGCAAACCTGCTGGGCCAGTACCAGACCGAAGAATAA
- the rsmG gene encoding 16S rRNA (guanine(527)-N(7))-methyltransferase RsmG has translation MIDKQRLEAKCSTWNIALTGTQLDQLDAFAQILVDYNQKVNLTAITDPEGIEDKHFLDSLLFASQPEVAGRMVDVGAGAGFPGIVTKIYKPELELTLMEPTGKRVEFLKYACAQLGLTGVEFAKERAEEAARKVWREQFDLASARAVAALPMLAEYCLPLVKVGGNFLAMKGASGEEELAAARGAIKKLGGAYKETRTLHLPGGDTRTLILCQKISQTPTAYPRNGGKIAKSPLK, from the coding sequence ATGATCGACAAACAGCGGCTGGAGGCCAAGTGTTCCACATGGAACATTGCCCTCACCGGCACCCAGCTGGACCAGCTGGACGCCTTTGCACAGATTTTGGTGGACTACAACCAGAAGGTCAACCTGACCGCCATCACCGACCCCGAGGGCATCGAGGACAAGCATTTCCTCGACAGTCTGCTCTTTGCCAGCCAGCCGGAAGTGGCCGGCCGCATGGTGGATGTGGGCGCTGGTGCCGGGTTCCCGGGCATCGTCACCAAGATCTACAAGCCGGAACTGGAACTCACCCTCATGGAACCCACCGGCAAGCGGGTGGAGTTCTTGAAGTACGCCTGTGCCCAGCTGGGCCTGACCGGCGTGGAGTTTGCCAAGGAGCGCGCAGAGGAAGCCGCCCGCAAGGTGTGGCGGGAGCAGTTTGACCTGGCCTCGGCCCGTGCCGTGGCAGCTCTGCCCATGCTGGCGGAATACTGCCTGCCGCTGGTCAAGGTGGGCGGAAACTTCCTGGCCATGAAGGGCGCCTCCGGAGAAGAGGAGCTGGCCGCGGCCCGCGGGGCCATCAAAAAACTGGGCGGTGCCTATAAGGAGACCCGCACCCTGCACCTGCCCGGCGGCGACACCCGCACCCTGATTTTGTGCCAAAAGATTTCGCAAACTCCGACAGCCTACCCCAGAAACGGCGGAAAAATCGCCAAAAGCCCGCTGAAATAA
- a CDS encoding ParA family protein has protein sequence MAKIVAIANQKGGVGKTTTAVNLSSCVSALGKKVLIVDLDPQGNTTTGYGIPKRSVECGTYEVLIGRATAAQAIRKTEFRTDVIGSNTRLAGASLEMIDLPGRESRLRKALAGVQKDYDFIFIDCPPSLDLLTLNGLSACDSVLIPVQCEYYALEGLSELISTLKTIRKKYNPYLDIEGVVFTMFSLRYNLTVQVVEQVQKYFGSKVYKTTIPRSIRISEAPSYGQPINFYEPKGKGSEAYMDLAIEFVKNNRPHEPKKTRARSKSAPEPAPVKNALED, from the coding sequence GTGGCAAAAATTGTAGCAATCGCAAACCAGAAAGGCGGCGTCGGCAAGACCACAACCGCCGTCAACCTGTCCTCCTGCGTGTCGGCTTTGGGCAAAAAGGTGCTCATCGTGGATCTGGACCCCCAGGGCAACACCACCACCGGCTACGGCATCCCCAAGCGGAGCGTGGAGTGCGGCACCTACGAGGTGCTCATTGGCCGGGCCACCGCCGCCCAGGCGATCCGCAAGACCGAGTTCCGCACCGATGTGATCGGCTCCAACACCCGTCTGGCCGGTGCCAGCCTGGAAATGATCGACCTGCCGGGCCGCGAGAGCCGCCTGCGCAAGGCGCTGGCCGGGGTGCAGAAGGACTATGACTTCATCTTCATCGACTGCCCGCCCAGCCTGGACCTGCTCACCCTGAACGGTCTGAGCGCCTGCGACAGTGTGCTGATCCCGGTGCAGTGCGAGTATTATGCACTGGAAGGTCTGTCGGAGCTCATCAGCACCCTCAAGACCATCCGCAAAAAGTACAACCCCTATCTGGACATCGAGGGCGTGGTGTTCACGATGTTCTCCCTGCGCTACAACCTCACGGTGCAGGTAGTGGAGCAGGTGCAGAAGTACTTTGGCTCCAAGGTGTACAAAACCACGATCCCGCGTTCGATCCGCATCTCCGAGGCCCCCAGTTACGGGCAGCCCATCAATTTCTACGAGCCCAAGGGCAAGGGCAGCGAAGCGTACATGGATCTGGCCATTGAGTTCGTCAAGAACAACCGGCCGCACGAGCCCAAAAAGACCCGCGCGCGGAGCAAGAGCGCTCCGGAACCGGCACCGGTCAAAAACGCTCTGGAAGACTAA
- a CDS encoding ParB/RepB/Spo0J family partition protein yields MFERKKSAGKIYFLPIDQIHPSPFQARRTFEEQELAGLAQSIRENGLLQPISVRKAAEGYELVAGERRLRACKLAQMTTIPAILCSYADEQTAALGLLENIQRTDLNPFEQAQGLRDILVLWDCTQAEAAKRLGMAQPTLANKLRLLQLTGDQRQFVLDNNLTERHARAVLRLPENRRSEALINIAKRRLNARQTDRYIEQLLNSTAKGRHRISMVRDVRIFVNTIDHAIRLMTDNGVPATAHREEKDGYIEYTVRIPTAAAEK; encoded by the coding sequence ATGTTTGAACGGAAGAAATCTGCCGGAAAAATTTATTTCCTGCCCATCGACCAGATCCATCCGTCGCCGTTCCAGGCGCGCCGGACCTTTGAGGAACAGGAGCTGGCAGGCCTTGCCCAGAGCATCCGTGAAAACGGTCTGCTGCAGCCCATCTCGGTGCGTAAAGCAGCCGAAGGTTACGAGCTGGTGGCAGGGGAGCGGCGGCTGCGCGCCTGCAAGCTGGCCCAGATGACCACCATTCCGGCCATCCTGTGCAGCTATGCCGATGAGCAGACGGCGGCCCTCGGCCTGCTGGAAAATATTCAGCGCACCGACCTGAACCCCTTTGAGCAGGCGCAGGGCCTGCGGGACATTCTGGTGCTGTGGGACTGCACCCAGGCCGAGGCCGCCAAGCGGCTGGGCATGGCGCAGCCCACACTGGCCAACAAGCTGCGCCTGCTGCAGCTCACGGGGGACCAGCGCCAGTTCGTGCTGGACAACAACCTCACCGAGCGTCACGCGCGGGCCGTGCTGCGTCTGCCGGAGAACCGCCGCAGCGAGGCGCTCATCAACATTGCCAAGCGGCGGCTCAACGCCCGTCAGACCGATCGGTACATCGAACAGCTGCTCAACAGCACCGCAAAAGGGCGGCACCGCATCTCCATGGTCCGGGATGTGCGCATCTTTGTGAACACCATCGACCATGCCATCCGGCTGATGACCGACAATGGGGTACCGGCCACGGCCCACCGGGAAGAGAAGGATGGCTACATCGAATACACGGTGCGCATCCCCACGGCGGCAGCGGAGAAGTGA
- the mnmG gene encoding tRNA uridine-5-carboxymethylaminomethyl(34) synthesis enzyme MnmG gives MNHLGDYDVIVIGAGHAGIEAAHAAATLGARTAVFTMSLDAIGNMPCNPSIGGTAKGTLVRELDALGGVMGLAADATYLQSRMLNKGKGPAVHALRVQTDRKRYHEYMKHALELTPGLAIHQAEVVSLEVENGRVKGIVTQLNGEYTAKCVVLATGTNLGGKIFVGDAWYASGPDGMHAANALTESLKAAGLPLRRFKTGTPARVHRRSIDFSRLECQPGDPDNELQPFSFMTDAPMHNKVECWIAYTNPETHKIILDNIQRSPLYGGMIEGVGPRYCPSIEDKVVRFAGKDRHPIFVEPCGENTEEMYLQGASSSLPEDVQNAFYRSIKGFEHIEILRPAYAIEYDCVDPTSLEATLESKVVRGLYGAGQFNGTSGYEEAAAQGLLAGLNAARNALGKDQLILPRHTSYLGTLVDDLVTKGVMDPYRMMTSRSEYRLTLRQDNADTRLTPIGREYGLVQDDRWAKYQHTQNILEAERRRLHDAHLRTADLQAAMTAAGLAPAAEGGIAEELLRRPEIHYDLVAGVIGWGEGITPMLAERLETEIKYAGYIARQDRMIREVARHEKTLIPEDFEYADLTGLTLEAREKLARIRPKNLGQASRIPGVSPSDVAQLSIALAAHT, from the coding sequence ATGAACCACTTAGGAGATTATGATGTGATCGTCATTGGTGCCGGGCATGCCGGCATCGAAGCGGCCCACGCCGCCGCCACACTGGGTGCCAGGACCGCCGTGTTTACCATGAGTCTGGACGCCATCGGCAATATGCCCTGCAACCCCAGCATCGGCGGCACTGCAAAAGGAACGTTGGTGCGTGAATTAGATGCCCTTGGCGGCGTGATGGGTCTGGCGGCGGATGCCACCTACCTGCAGAGCCGGATGCTGAACAAGGGCAAGGGCCCTGCGGTGCACGCACTGCGGGTGCAGACCGACCGCAAACGCTACCACGAATACATGAAGCACGCACTGGAGCTTACCCCCGGCCTTGCCATCCATCAGGCCGAGGTGGTGAGCCTTGAGGTGGAAAACGGCCGGGTGAAGGGCATCGTTACCCAGCTCAACGGCGAGTACACCGCAAAGTGCGTGGTGCTGGCCACCGGCACCAATCTGGGCGGCAAGATCTTTGTGGGCGATGCCTGGTATGCCTCCGGCCCGGACGGCATGCACGCGGCCAATGCTCTGACCGAGAGCCTGAAGGCTGCCGGTCTGCCCCTGCGGCGGTTCAAGACCGGCACCCCCGCCCGTGTGCACCGGCGCAGCATCGACTTCAGTCGGCTGGAGTGCCAGCCCGGCGACCCGGACAACGAGCTGCAGCCCTTCAGCTTCATGACCGACGCCCCCATGCACAACAAGGTGGAATGCTGGATCGCCTACACGAACCCGGAGACCCACAAGATCATTCTGGACAACATCCAGCGCAGCCCGCTGTACGGCGGCATGATCGAGGGTGTCGGCCCGCGTTACTGCCCCTCCATCGAGGACAAGGTGGTGCGCTTTGCGGGCAAGGACCGCCACCCCATCTTTGTGGAGCCCTGCGGTGAGAACACCGAGGAAATGTACCTGCAGGGTGCTTCCAGCAGTCTGCCGGAGGACGTGCAGAATGCCTTCTACCGCAGCATCAAGGGCTTTGAGCACATCGAGATCCTGCGCCCGGCCTATGCCATCGAATACGACTGTGTGGACCCCACCAGTCTGGAAGCCACGCTGGAAAGCAAGGTGGTGCGGGGCCTGTATGGGGCAGGACAGTTCAACGGCACTTCCGGCTACGAGGAAGCTGCCGCACAGGGTCTGCTGGCCGGTCTGAACGCCGCCCGCAATGCACTGGGCAAGGATCAGCTGATCCTGCCGCGTCACACCAGCTACCTTGGCACCCTGGTGGATGATCTGGTGACCAAGGGCGTCATGGACCCCTACCGCATGATGACCAGCCGCAGCGAATACCGGCTGACCCTGCGGCAGGACAATGCTGACACCCGCCTGACCCCCATCGGCCGGGAATACGGTCTGGTGCAGGACGACCGCTGGGCAAAGTACCAGCACACCCAGAACATTCTGGAAGCGGAGCGCCGCCGCCTGCACGACGCCCATCTGCGCACTGCCGACCTGCAGGCCGCCATGACGGCGGCCGGGCTGGCCCCGGCAGCCGAGGGCGGCATTGCCGAAGAATTGCTGCGCCGCCCGGAGATCCACTACGACCTTGTGGCCGGGGTCATCGGCTGGGGGGAGGGGATCACGCCCATGCTGGCGGAACGGCTGGAGACCGAGATCAAATACGCAGGCTACATTGCCCGGCAGGATCGCATGATCCGGGAGGTGGCCCGCCACGAAAAGACCCTGATCCCGGAGGATTTTGAATACGCGGACCTCACCGGCCTGACGCTGGAAGCCCGCGAGAAGCTGGCCCGCATCCGCCCGAAGAATCTGGGCCAGGCCAGCCGCATCCCCGGGGTGTCCCCCTCGGATGTGGCTCAGCTGAGCATCGCCCTGGCGGCCCACACCTGA
- the serS gene encoding serine--tRNA ligase has product MLDIKFVRENPDAVKENIKKKFQDAKLPLVDEVIEKDAQYRAALKEVEALKAARNKLSKANGPLFGQLKKCDDEAKKAQLQAQIDANNAAVKADADKMAELEKEEEALSARIQEIMYTIPQMIDPSVPIGPDDTYNVEAQRFGEPVVPDFPIPYHTEIMESFDGIDMDAAGRVAGNGFYYLLGNIARLHEAVLAYARDFMINKGFTYVIPPFMMHGNVVQGVMSFPEMDAMMYKIEGEDLYLIGTSEHTMIGRFIDQTIDESKMPLTLTSYSPCFRKEKGAHGIEERGIYRIHQFEKQEMIVVCRPEESADWYEKLWQMSVELFRSMEIPVRQLNCCSGDLADLKVKSCDIEAWSPRQQKYFEVCSCSNLGDAQARRLHIRIKGKDGKTYLAHTLNNTCVAPPRMLIAFLENHLQADGSVTIPEVLQPYMGGLKVMVPTNKKA; this is encoded by the coding sequence ATGCTTGATATCAAATTTGTCCGTGAGAATCCGGACGCCGTCAAGGAAAACATCAAGAAGAAGTTCCAGGACGCAAAGCTGCCGCTGGTGGATGAGGTCATCGAAAAGGATGCCCAGTACCGCGCAGCGCTGAAGGAAGTGGAAGCCCTCAAGGCCGCCCGCAACAAGCTGAGCAAGGCCAATGGCCCGCTGTTCGGCCAGCTGAAGAAGTGCGACGATGAGGCCAAGAAGGCCCAGCTGCAGGCTCAGATCGACGCCAACAACGCCGCCGTCAAGGCCGACGCCGACAAGATGGCAGAGCTGGAGAAGGAAGAGGAAGCTCTGTCTGCCCGCATCCAGGAGATCATGTACACCATCCCCCAGATGATCGACCCCAGCGTGCCCATCGGCCCGGACGACACCTACAACGTGGAAGCACAGCGCTTCGGTGAGCCGGTCGTGCCCGATTTCCCCATCCCGTACCACACCGAGATCATGGAGAGCTTTGACGGCATCGACATGGACGCTGCAGGCCGCGTGGCCGGCAACGGCTTCTACTACCTGCTGGGCAACATCGCCCGCCTGCACGAGGCAGTGCTGGCCTACGCCCGCGACTTTATGATCAACAAGGGCTTTACCTACGTCATCCCGCCCTTCATGATGCACGGCAACGTGGTGCAGGGCGTTATGTCCTTCCCGGAGATGGACGCCATGATGTACAAGATCGAGGGCGAGGACCTGTACCTGATCGGCACCAGCGAGCACACCATGATCGGCCGCTTCATCGACCAGACCATCGACGAGAGCAAGATGCCCCTGACCCTGACCTCCTACAGCCCCTGCTTCCGGAAGGAGAAGGGTGCCCACGGCATCGAGGAGCGCGGCATCTACCGCATCCACCAGTTCGAGAAGCAGGAGATGATCGTGGTCTGCCGCCCCGAGGAGAGCGCCGACTGGTACGAGAAGCTGTGGCAGATGTCTGTGGAGCTGTTCCGCAGCATGGAGATCCCCGTGCGTCAGCTGAACTGCTGCTCCGGTGACCTGGCGGACCTGAAGGTCAAGAGCTGCGATATCGAGGCATGGAGCCCCCGCCAGCAGAAGTATTTCGAGGTCTGCTCCTGCTCCAACTTGGGCGATGCACAGGCACGCCGCCTGCACATCCGCATCAAGGGCAAGGACGGCAAGACCTACCTGGCCCACACCCTGAACAACACCTGCGTGGCACCTCCGCGTATGCTGATCGCCTTCCTGGAGAACCATCTGCAGGCTGACGGCAGCGTGACCATCCCCGAAGTGCTGCAGCCGTATATGGGCGGCCTGAAGGTCATGGTTCCCACCAACAAGAAGGCCTGA